AACCATTTCCGCATAAGTCACATCGGGGTTATCCTCCTCCTGCCGGAAAGTAATGGTCCACGGGTTATGGCGTCCGTAAGCGTTGTACAATGAAAAATTCAATTCACTTTTAAGGCGTCGTCCCGGTTTGGGTTTGAACGACCAGGTGGCAGACAGGTCGAGCCGGTGGTAATCAGGATATCGATATTCATTACGGCCCGAATAAACAGGCACATAACGTCCGTCGATCTCATAACGCCCTACCGGATAAGTTACCGGGGTACCGCTGGCATATACCCAGTTAGCCGATACCACCCAACGGGGAGATAACTCATAATTCAATACAATGGAGACATTGACAGGCTTATCATAAGGCGAACGATACCATTTTCCCTTATTGACCTCATCCACCTTCCGGGAAGCTGTGGCATAAGTATAACTCACCCATCCGTTCAGTTTTCCTTCGTTTTTACGGATCATCAATTCTAATCCATAGGCTTCACCCTTTCCGAAACGGATCTCCTGTTCCAGATCAGAATTGCCCATCAAATCCGCATGATCCTTGAAATCAACGACATTACGCATGTCTTTATAGTACAATTCGACGGATGTCTCAAACTGGTTGTCGAAAAAGTTCCTGAAATATCCCAGGGCATACTGGTCGCATATCTGGGGCTTGACATTCGGCGTGGAAGGAAACCATACATCCAGCGGTGAACCTGCGGAAGAGTTGGAAGCAAGCTGTATGAACTGGGCGGTCCGGGAATAACTGCCTTTCACCGAGTTCTTATCATTGAACGCATAGACAAATCCGATCCTGGGTTCCCACTGCCCTGTGGTATGGAATATCTTACCTTTGGCATAGGTCACCGAATCGCTGACCTGGTAATTATCCAACAAATAGAACTGTTCCCCGTTACCGATGTTCTGGAAAAGAGTATAACGGACACCATATTTTACCGTCAGCTTCTTACCGATCTTACTTTCATTGGAAAGAAAAAACGCATGTTCCAGAGCATATTTCATGGGGTCGTGAAACTGTGTGATAATAGACAGGTCTCCTATCCCACCCCCCTTACCCGGGGAAAACATATGGTACAAAAGATGATAACCGAATTTCATGTTATTATTGGGATTCAAATGCCAGGTGAAATCCGCTTTAAATCCGAAATCTTTCATGTTCGATTTCCAATCCATGGCTATCTGTTCACTCAGTTCGGCTTTCAGGTAATAATCGTAAAAACTTCCGACCAGGGTATAATTAGAAAATAACTTGGGAGAAAAAATATGGTTCCACCGTAAAGTCACTGTTTGATTGCCGAAATTCATCCCGGCAACTTTATTCCTGAATTTATCCCTTCCCATATAAGCAGCCAGGAATAAACGGTTGTTCTCATTGATACGATAATTCAGTTTACCGTTCATATCATAGAAATAAAGGGTAGATTTCCGTAGATCCTTATCATTGGCAAAGATCAGAAACATGTCCGCATAGGTCCGCCGGCCCGAAAGCAGGTAACTCGCCTTTTCCGTAAATAAAGGACCTTCAAGGGTGACACGGCTGGAAATGGTTCCGATCCCCCCTGTAGCGGAAAATTTCCGGTTGTTTCCGTCCTTGGTGCGTACATCGAGTAATGAGGACAAACGGCCACCGAAGCTGGCGGGTATATCGCCCTTATATAACTTCACGTCCTTGATCGCATCATTATTAAATACGGAAAAGAATCCCATCAGGTGGGACGCGTTGTACACGGTCGCTTCATCCAATATGATCAGGTTCTGATCGTGTCCCCCGCCCCGGACGCTGAATCCGGAAGATCCTTCAGAGGTAGACTGCACGCCCGGCAATAACTGGATCGCCTTAATGATGTCTACTTCCCCCATCAAAGCAGGAATCCGTTTTAATGTTTTCATCGGGATACGTTCAACGCTCATTTCCGTGCGGGATACATTGGCGTTTCTCCCCTCCGCAGATATCACCACTTCCTGTATCTCATCCACTTTAGGCACCAGCCGGACGTTGATCCTTGTATCATTTACCAGTTCAATGGTTTGTTGGAAATTCTGATAACCTACAAAAGAAAATACCAACCGGTAGTTTCCCGAAGGGATACTTACAGAGTAAAATCCATATTCATTCGCAGAAGACCCGGACTTTAATTCTTCTATATATACCGTAGCTCCGATCAGGTCTTCTCCTGTAACATCATCTACAATATTCCCACTGATAGAAAAACGCTTTTCCTGAGCTAAAACGGATAAACCAACCAGAATCAATGAAAAAATAATGAGTAAATACCGGCTCAACATTAGCTATGTTTAAGAAAGAAAAACACCATCAATAAATATGCCGATAATTAATGTAACTCTGGTATTATTTTTACGTATTAATGATGTATGTGTGATAAGATATTTAATTTCAATATACTTACGTCTTAGACAAATTTATATATGTTATGTTACATTATTTAAACATTAAATACATTTGATATGAATCATTTATTTACAAAAACATTTCTATCCATCATTTTCATATCTGTACTATTTACCTCATGTACCGATAATGACTACGATACAGATGACCTCAACAAGGATGCTGTATGGAGTCCGGGAGGGGTAAGTTTGCCGATCGGTAATCTGAAGAGCATTACTTTGTTGGATGAATTGAACGGATTAATCAACGATCCGTCCGATCCGATCAAAATTGCCGCTGACGGTAGTTTATACCTCAGCTATTCCGGCGACCTTTCATTCAATGTTCCGGAAGTAGAACCGCTGGAAGATGCCGAAGAGCCTATTGCACAGGTAAGCGTGAGTACTTTCGGGTTGGTAACCAATCATCCGTACTCTGATCAGGAAATAGAAATCGCTCCTCATACGAGTTCATCCATCAATTACGAATTTGCAGATCCTGTATATTCGGGTGATGACTGGGAAATTGATGTGGACTCTATCGGACTCGATAATTGTCCGTTGACTGCAGAACTGGAACTATACGGGATCACATTCAATGACCGGGGAACCCCTACATATCTTGAAATAGTGGTCACCATTCCGGCTGCATTTACTTTACCAGATAATACCAACAGGGTAGTCACTAAAAACGTGAATATGTCGGATTTCGTGAATGGAAAATATAACCTTCAGCTGGCGGATATCATTGGATATAAGTACCGGAATGAAATTGAATTGAATTATGGTGTCAAAATACATACCGGAAGCAATACATCCGTTACGACTACAAGCAATAGCTTCACCTTTGACATGAATTTTGTTTCCTGCAACATCAATATGACAGTCATAAAGGGTAAAATAAAAATCGACCAGAATATCGAAGGAAGCAACACCAAAATATCATCTTTCGGTAAAACTTTCGCCAATGATATACTGATTGTAGACAATCCCTCCCTCAGAATAGACGTAACCACCAATTTTGGATTTGACTTTGACCTGACCATGGACCAGTTAACGGCAAAAAAAGATGGAGAGGCGCCGGTGATCATCAATAACACTGTCCCCATGAGTTTTACCAAACCGGCTAACTTCCCGGACATAAAAACCACCTCCTATCTCTATGCTGTCAAAAATGACGGATCTGTCAACAATAACTTCTTTATTCCGATGAATATCGGCTCGCTGATCGATACGAAACCCAACGAGATCTCTTACAACATTGTAGGGAATACCGAAGAGGAAAATGCCTATATTGTGCCTCACAACATGATATTAGACGCGAAATATGACGTCATTGTTCCTTTTGGTTTCAAACAGATGTCTTTAAATATCGACAAGACACTTGAAAACATCTTTGACGAAGATGTTGTCGACCGGTTTTTTAAAGAAGGAA
The nucleotide sequence above comes from Bacteroidales bacterium. Encoded proteins:
- a CDS encoding TonB-dependent receptor, which produces MLSRYLLIIFSLILVGLSVLAQEKRFSISGNIVDDVTGEDLIGATVYIEELKSGSSANEYGFYSVSIPSGNYRLVFSFVGYQNFQQTIELVNDTRINVRLVPKVDEIQEVVISAEGRNANVSRTEMSVERIPMKTLKRIPALMGEVDIIKAIQLLPGVQSTSEGSSGFSVRGGGHDQNLIILDEATVYNASHLMGFFSVFNNDAIKDVKLYKGDIPASFGGRLSSLLDVRTKDGNNRKFSATGGIGTISSRVTLEGPLFTEKASYLLSGRRTYADMFLIFANDKDLRKSTLYFYDMNGKLNYRINENNRLFLAAYMGRDKFRNKVAGMNFGNQTVTLRWNHIFSPKLFSNYTLVGSFYDYYLKAELSEQIAMDWKSNMKDFGFKADFTWHLNPNNNMKFGYHLLYHMFSPGKGGGIGDLSIITQFHDPMKYALEHAFFLSNESKIGKKLTVKYGVRYTLFQNIGNGEQFYLLDNYQVSDSVTYAKGKIFHTTGQWEPRIGFVYAFNDKNSVKGSYSRTAQFIQLASNSSAGSPLDVWFPSTPNVKPQICDQYALGYFRNFFDNQFETSVELYYKDMRNVVDFKDHADLMGNSDLEQEIRFGKGEAYGLELMIRKNEGKLNGWVSYTYATASRKVDEVNKGKWYRSPYDKPVNVSIVLNYELSPRWVVSANWVYASGTPVTYPVGRYEIDGRYVPVYSGRNEYRYPDYHRLDLSATWSFKPKPGRRLKSELNFSLYNAYGRHNPWTITFRQEEDNPDVTYAEMVYLFSFVPSITWNFTF